TGGAGGGTCCGGCCCTGGTGCCCTCCATCCACGTGCGCAAGGGACTCCCCTTCTCCATCGACCTGGGCGCGCGCGTGGGCTGGCTGGACCGCAGCAACCTGTTCGCCGCCACCGGCGAGGTGAAGTGGGCCGTCAACGAGGGTTTCATCCCGTGGCTGCCGGACATCGGCCTGCGCGCGCACGTGACGCACCTGCTCAACACGCGCGACTTCCACCTGACCGCGGGCGGCCTGGACGTGAACGTGGGCAAGCAGTTCCCGCTCGGCGGTATGATCAGCCTCACTCCCTACGGCGGCATCGACTTCGTGGGCGTGGCCGCCAAGTCGGAGCTGCTCGGCTTCGGGCCGCTAGATGCCACGGGCAAGCCGGCTGACATCGCCGCCTACACGCCAGTGAACGGCTGGGACAACATCAACACCCGCTTCTACGCCGGCGGACGCTTCATCGGCGGCGCGCTGCAGATCGGCGCCGAGGTGTCGCTGAGCAGCCAGGGCAGCATTCCCACCAACGCGGCAGGAACGGAGAACCGCGCCCTGGCCCCCGTGTTCGCCTTCAGCACCACGCTCGGCCTGGACTTCTAGCGCAGGGCCTCGCGCACGGCGTGCGGCCTGTTCGTGATGAGGTAGGAGACGCCCATCGCCTTCAGCTCGCGCGCGCGCCGGGCGTCATCCACCGTCCACACCGCCACGCGCAGCCCCCGCTCGCGCCACTCCTCCACGCGCTCCTGAGTGCACTGCTCGTGGAAGGGGTGCACCGAGTGCGAGGAGACGAGCGGCACCAGGCCGTGGGCCTGCGGACCCCAGCGTTTGTCCGGATCGATGAGGAAGCCACGGCGCAGCGAGGGCGCGGCGGCGGCGGTCCGGAACAGGCACACCGGGTTGAAGCTGGAGATGATGACCCGCTCGGCCAGCCGCCGCTCCGTGACGAGCCGAGCCACCTTCACGGCGAGCCCTCCATCGTCGAAGTGGTCGCACTTGAGCTCGATGTTGACGAGGAAGTGCGCGGGCAGCGCGTCCAGCACCTCCTCCAGCAGGGGGATGCGCGCGGGAGCGAAGCCGAGCCGGCTGCCCACGTCCGCGCCCTTCAGCTTCCACCAGGAGGTGGTGCGCACCTCCCAGGGCAGGCCGGCCAGCCGCTCCAGGTGCTCGTCGTGGCACACCACCACCTCGCCCGAGCCACACACCATGGCGTCCAGCTCCACGCCATCGGCCCCCTGGGTCACGGCCTCCTGGAAGGCGGCGAGGGTATTTTCCGGGGCATCGGCGCTGGCACCACGGTGGGCGAGCAGGAGCATGCCGTGGAGTGTGCGACAGCCCGGCCCCAGGCGCGAGCCCTCTGGTGGGCCATCCAGGCGCCGACACGTGGCTTGCCTCCCCCGGGGCATTGCTGCACTGTGCGGCTCATGTTGGGACTGCGGCTCGGAGAACTGTTTTTCATCGGCTTCATCCTGGTGGTGGTGTTCTCCGCCGCGCGGATGGGTCAGCTCGGCAATGCCGTGGGCCGCTTCGTCTACTCCTTCAAGAAGGCCTCCAAGGGTGGAGACCTGGTGGACGCCAAGCCCCTGCCCCGCAACAAGCGGGGCCAGGACGTCACGGACGCCGACTACCACCACGACTCCGGCCCCAAGCGCGGTTAGCCGCCCTTGAGCAGACGCGCCGCCTGCTCGCGCAGGGAGGCATGCACGGAGGAGTCCGCGGCGAGTTCCGCCAGGTCACTCCCGTTGAGCAGGGGGACGATCTTCACCCCCACCTCTGGCGGCAGGTAGGGGTTGAAGACGAGCGCGCGGCGCACCGCGTGGCGCGAGGACCAGCGCGTCGACTTCCAGATTTCCACCAGGGGCTCGGGCCGGGCGGGGCGGCGGGCCGCCATGCGCACCACGATCTCCTCGGTGAGCCGGGGGTTGAGCAGCGCGTTGCGGATCACCGACGGATTGCTCACCGCGGACAGCCGCGCGAGCACGTCCGGATCCCTCGTGAGACGGGCCTGCTGCTTGATGTGGCCCAGGGACTGGGTGAAGGCCTTGGCGTCCGCCCGGGCCGCCGCGCCCTCGTCGAACTCCTTGTGCGCGGGCGCCGTCTGGAACAAGTCCGCCACGGACTCCAGGGACTGCACCTCGGCCATGCGGCGCAGGGAGTCCGCGTAGGGGATGCTCGCGGACTCCCTGCCGAGCGCCGCCACGAAGGAGGAGAGCACGCAGGTGGCGGGCTCCCAGCCACCCCGGGCGAGCTGGATGACGTGGTGGATCAGCTCGTTGGCATCGAGCGGATCCAGCCGGGCGATCTCCCGGGCGGCCGCCTTGCGGACGATCTCCCCACCTCCCCCGCCCAGGGCATGGAGCCTGCGGACGACGGCCTTGGCTTCCTCACGGCTGGCCATTGCCCGCGCTTCCCTCCCGAACGCCTCCCGTGGTGGCCGCCACGTCCTGGGGTTCAAGCGTCACCTCCAACCGGAGGTCCGCCAGGTTCTCGGGGTACTCGAAGAAGAAGACGACGAAGGGCGTGTGCGAGCCGGGAGCCACCGCCTCCGCGGCCGAGTCCAGACGGGTCCGCAGCGCGGCGGCGTCCGCGGCGGTGCGCACCGAGTGCAGATCCTCGGGCGTCGGCGGCGGGCCCGCGAGCCCTTCCGACGACAACACCCGCTGTTCCCCATCGAACAGCGAGACCCGGGCCTTCACCCGGATGGGCGTGGCGCCACGATTGACCACCTCGCCCCGGACGAAGAAGAGGGGCTTGCCACCCGTGACCTCATAGAGCCCATTGGAGACGTCACTGGCCACCAGCGGCGTCGTGGGCGACAACCACTCGCGAATGCGCGCGACGGACAGATCGGACAACTCCACCCGGCCCTCGTTGAGCGAGGCAAGGGTCACGGCGAGCAACCCGACCAGGAGCACCACGACCACCACGAACTGGACGGCCGCCGCCGCCAGCCACTGAACGAGCCCCCCGGGACCGGGGCGCTCCGCCGCTGCCGCCGGGGCCTCGGGCGGGGCCACCACCGGCGGCGCGGGCTTGGGCGCCGGCGGCTCGGCGAGAGCACCCCGGCCCGAGGGCGTGGCGTCCGGCCCGCGGAAGTCCTGGAACGGAGAAGGCCCGCCCGGGGCATTCCCCTGCCCGGCGGGAGCCCCCCAGTCCGGAATGCCCGAAGGCGCGCCCTGCTGCGCGGGAGCCCCCCAGTCCGGAATGCCCGAAGGCATGCCCTGCTGCGCGGGAGCCCCCCAATCCGGAATGCCCGAGGGCATGGACGGAGCGGGAGCCGCCGCGGCCGCCGGAGGCAGCGCGGACACGGGATCGAACGCGGCGAACGGGTTGTCGCTCTCGAACCCGCCCATGCTGGCGGGAGCCGGGGCCGCGACGGGCGCCGCGCTCCGGACCGGCACGGGCACCGGAGCGGGAGGAGGCGGCGCGGGTGGGGGTGGCGCAGCCACCGGAGGGGGGACGAACGACACGAACGGGTTGTTGCCCTCGAGCCCCTCCATCTCCTCGTACACGGGGGCCGCGGGCGCATTGTCCGACGGCAACGCGAACGGATCCGCCGCCGCGAACGACGCGGGGGCCTCCGCCGGGGCGGGATCCGGATCGAAAGTCGTCACGTCGGGTTCGTCGTCCGGAGGCAGCGAGAACGGATCCGGTTCCTCGACGGAAAGGGGAACCGGAGCGGCGCGCACGGGCGCTGGCGCCGGGCTCCTGGCGGGAACCTGGACCGGCGCGGGGCTCGGGGCGGGCTTCGGCGCCGGAGCGGCGCGCATGGCCACCGGCGTGGGACTCCGGGTGGGAACCTGGGCCGGCACCGGAGGCGCGAGCCCCGGGGCGGGCTTCGGCGCCGGAGCGGCGCGCACGGGCGCCGGCGGCCTGGCCACGGCCTGCTTCGGCGCGGGCGCATCCACCGTCGCGAACGGATTCTTCTCGTCGAACGACAGCGACAGCGCGGGAGTCAGTGGCCGAGCGGACGCCGACGACGTCTCCCCCGCGAACTCCATCAGCGGATCCAGATCGAGCGTCGCGGGGGTCCGCGGCGGATCCATGGACGTGACACGAGGCAGCGCGGGAGCACCGCCGCGAGCAGCGGCGAGACCCGGCGGGGCGGCGGCGAGACCCGGCGGGGCGGCGGCCTGGGCCGGCTTCACGCCAGGCGGGACGGGCCTCGTCGCGGGAGTCGCGGCCCGTGGGACCTCGAGGGGCGTGCCCACACGGGCAGCCATCGCGGGCTTCGCCACCGGCGCGGGGGCGACCACGGCCGGTGCGGGCACGGCGGGAGAAGCCTCCTCGCGCACCACCCGGAACGTATGCTGACACTTGGTGCAGCGGACCTTGACCCCCTTCTCCGTCACCTTCTCATCGGGGATCTTGAACCGCGTCTCGCACTGCTCACACTTGACGATCATTAGGGCTCGGCCTGAGCCGAAGTATAGAGGCAGGAGCAGACCATCGCGAGCAACCCGTCGCGTGGCTTGCCCGCCCCCCCCCCCTCTGCTACAGGCTGGCGTCCCACCCGAGTACGCAAACGTCACGATGCGTCGCGGAGAAACCAAACTATGAGCGAGCCAGAGCAGGCAGGCGTGCCGGCGAAGGAGCCCAAGGTCATCAAGCGCTACACGAACCGCAAGCTCTACGACACCGTCGAGAGCCGGTACGTGACCCTCGACGAGATCGCCGCGATGATCAAGGAAGGCGTGGAGGTCCAGATTGTCGACAACAAGACAAAGGAAGACCTCACCTCGGTCACGCTCGCGCAGATCATCTTCGAGGAGGAGAAGAAGCGGAACCGGATGCCCCTGACGGTGCTCCGGGAGATCATCCGCCACCCGGGCGAGTCCCTCACGGACTTCATCCAGAAGGCCGTCACGCCCCGTGTGGCCTCCATCCGCGAGGAGGCCGAGTCCCGGCTCGACAAGCTGCTGCGCCGCGAGGAGACCACGCCGGGCGGCGAGCCCGCGGCTCCCCAGGAGGACGCCAGCGGCGCCACGGCACCGGCCCCCAGCGGAGCGGCGGAGCTGCTCAAGGCCAGCCAGCGCGCGCTCGAGGACTGGCAGCGCCGGATCGACGAGCGGGTCAAGCAGGCCGTGGAGAACCTGGCCGGCAACCTGCCCGCGATGGGCCGCGACATGCAGGTGCTCACCCAGCGGCTCGAGGAGCTCGAGAAGAAGCTGGATGAGATGGACAAGAAGAAGCAGTCCTGAGCCGTGGAGGGGGCGATGCCCCCGCGCCCAAAAGGCACGGGGGCCTCCTCACCCAGTCCCGGGGGTCGTCAGATCGGCTCGAGCAGGAATTGCTGGCAGTCGTTGTTCGACCACGTCCACTGCTGGAGCTTCGTCCCATCCCCACTGCTCGTGCAGCTCGTCACGTCGAGCACCTTGCCGCTGTGGCGCGCCTCG
Above is a window of Cystobacter fuscus DNA encoding:
- a CDS encoding twin-arginine translocase TatA/TatE family subunit, whose product is MECATARPQARALWWAIQAPTRGLPPPGHCCTVRLMLGLRLGELFFIGFILVVVFSAARMGQLGNAVGRFVYSFKKASKGGDLVDAKPLPRNKRGQDVTDADYHHDSGPKRG
- a CDS encoding glycerophosphodiester phosphodiesterase, whose product is MLLLAHRGASADAPENTLAAFQEAVTQGADGVELDAMVCGSGEVVVCHDEHLERLAGLPWEVRTTSWWKLKGADVGSRLGFAPARIPLLEEVLDALPAHFLVNIELKCDHFDDGGLAVKVARLVTERRLAERVIISSFNPVCLFRTAAAAPSLRRGFLIDPDKRWGPQAHGLVPLVSSHSVHPFHEQCTQERVEEWRERGLRVAVWTVDDARRARELKAMGVSYLITNRPHAVREALR
- a CDS encoding zinc-ribbon domain-containing protein, producing the protein MIVKCEQCETRFKIPDEKVTEKGVKVRCTKCQHTFRVVREEASPAVPAPAVVAPAPVAKPAMAARVGTPLEVPRAATPATRPVPPGVKPAQAAAPPGLAAAPPGLAAARGGAPALPRVTSMDPPRTPATLDLDPLMEFAGETSSASARPLTPALSLSFDEKNPFATVDAPAPKQAVARPPAPVRAAPAPKPAPGLAPPVPAQVPTRSPTPVAMRAAPAPKPAPSPAPVQVPARSPAPAPVRAAPVPLSVEEPDPFSLPPDDEPDVTTFDPDPAPAEAPASFAAADPFALPSDNAPAAPVYEEMEGLEGNNPFVSFVPPPVAAPPPPAPPPPAPVPVPVRSAAPVAAPAPASMGGFESDNPFAAFDPVSALPPAAAAAPAPSMPSGIPDWGAPAQQGMPSGIPDWGAPAQQGAPSGIPDWGAPAGQGNAPGGPSPFQDFRGPDATPSGRGALAEPPAPKPAPPVVAPPEAPAAAAERPGPGGLVQWLAAAAVQFVVVVVLLVGLLAVTLASLNEGRVELSDLSVARIREWLSPTTPLVASDVSNGLYEVTGGKPLFFVRGEVVNRGATPIRVKARVSLFDGEQRVLSSEGLAGPPPTPEDLHSVRTAADAAALRTRLDSAAEAVAPGSHTPFVVFFFEYPENLADLRLEVTLEPQDVAATTGGVREGSAGNGQP
- a CDS encoding polyhydroxyalkanoate synthesis regulator DNA-binding domain-containing protein, with the translated sequence MSEPEQAGVPAKEPKVIKRYTNRKLYDTVESRYVTLDEIAAMIKEGVEVQIVDNKTKEDLTSVTLAQIIFEEEKKRNRMPLTVLREIIRHPGESLTDFIQKAVTPRVASIREEAESRLDKLLRREETTPGGEPAAPQEDASGATAPAPSGAAELLKASQRALEDWQRRIDERVKQAVENLAGNLPAMGRDMQVLTQRLEELEKKLDEMDKKKQS